One genomic window of Dunckerocampus dactyliophorus isolate RoL2022-P2 chromosome 7, RoL_Ddac_1.1, whole genome shotgun sequence includes the following:
- the cmc1 gene encoding COX assembly mitochondrial protein homolog, which produces MEAAKTDEVHLRHVETDVLIPKMMREKAKEICADRVQAFNHCCKESGFLMVVKCREENAALKDCLTQHYKDPAFFEMCKQEYIQERTEFERTGIPAKNRKQKLPTSM; this is translated from the exons ATGGAAGCTGCCAAAACAG ATGAGGTTCACCTAAGACATGTGGAAACTGATGTGCTCATTCCCAAAATGATGAGGGAGAAAGCTAAGGAGATCTGCGCCGACAGAGTTCAAG CTTTCAACCACTGCTGCAAAGAGTCCGGTTTCTTGATGGTGGTGAAGTGTCGAGAagagaatgccgccctgaaGGACTGTCTGACACAACA CTATAAGGACCCAGCCTTTTTTGAGATGTGTAAGCAGGAATACATCCAAGAAAGAACAGAGTTTGAGAGGACGGGGATCCCAGCCAAGAATAGGAAACAAAAACTCCCAACCAGCATGTAA